TCCAACTTTAAACTTAGATTTTCGTACTCGCTGCTGCATTTGAAGAggtttgtatatatttttaaacagttCTTTTTCATTAGCAGCAGTTACATCAACAGGTTTCATTTTAATTGTCCGATgtttagtattattatatgtatttaaCAATTCTTCTAGCATGCTGATCCATTTATAATTACCACGAGCAGAGAATTGGCGCCACATATTAGTTTTAAGTGTTCGGTTAAAACGCTCACATATAGATGCTTTCAAGTTGCTGAACGTTGAgtacatattaattttatactgCTTCATAAGATCTTTGAACTCTTTATTGTAAAACTCTTTGCCTTGATCGACATGAAGATTTTTCGGAACACGTCCTTGTTGGAATATAGATTTCATTGCATTTGTAACATCACTggcacttttatttttaattggtaCCGCCCAAGCGTACTTGGAAAATGTATCTATCACCGTCAGCAAGTATTTATTTCCTTTATTTGATGTAGCGTATGGAATCATTTCAACTAAATCTGCCTGCCAAGTTTCATCGAGTCCACGGATATCAACATGACGTCGCAGGTAATTTCGACGAGCTTGTTTATGGAGCTCATAAGCTATTACTGACTTTTTGTCCTCCatcgttgaaaattttagcctccaatttttttatacgttgGGTATTCTCATCAAGTGATTCTTTTCTtgttttctgtttttttaacCTCAATTTTAGTTCTTGAACCTCTTTCTTTAATGTGACTACTGTAGAATCTAGTGTTACTACTTGGGCATGCAACAGTGAAATGATCTCGGACAGATCATCTTTCATACTATCATACattaaagtcaattttttatgaactagATCACGTGTAAATTTCAATGTTGCTCTATCATTATCATCTGAAGGATCACCAACACGACACAATTTTTTACTCTCCAAATCATAATCTCCACCAGGAGTCAACTTAAAACCAACTCCAGGTGGCCCAGGTGGTCCACTAATAAGTGCAGCTGTCATTAACGAACGTCCAAATATGTCAATACTCATTTTTGTTCTGTACACTTCTATGAACAGCAGAAGACTGGTCGAAATCGTTAAAAAATACAGTTAATATATAATTCCAGCCTCCCGTAACTCTTCGATTAttgatataatttcatttgtgTGACTTGGATTACCAGCTGCTTGAGAAAACGTAGCCATGAGTAAACGTAGACGATCAACCAGTTCATTTGGATTATCCCAATAAACATAGTCCATATGTGTTTTCTTCTTCTTTACAATCTTATATTTAGGTAATCCTTTTCCCTTAGATGTCTTTGTAAGAAAATCAGCATATAAGTATTAAACTTTATTGTAGAATCTTCATAAATACTGCCATctgatttgtaattttttctataagtgTTTGTGTTTGTAATGATCTCTAGGtatgtatttttatcatcttgTGTAACACTCGCATCATTGggtgattttttaaacagcAGTTCTAATAAACCAGGAGTTATAGGATATTCATGAtctttaacataaaatgtattttcttcaaaatttatttctgaatCACCGATATAAAAATCATTGTACCGCCGACGAACACCATATCTCAAATCtatttctttactttttcTATACACTTTGGCTAAATAGGATTTAACTAAACTACCCGGTTTAGCAGGAGTACTTGAAGCAGAGGGATTTATTTGGGTCTCATTAAGAGTTCTACGACTCACATCGTCATCAGAGATTAAGCTATCATAATGACTTGTATCATCAAATTCAGTTTTATTGTTGAGTGTTGAATTGTCCTTTTGTTTAACCTCTTCTTTAATTTCCTCCTTGACTTCTtgcttaattttttgtttcgacGATTCAACTAGGCTCTGTAACGGTGTAACTATGGGTTTGAACATTTCACCCATAGCTTTTTCAGCGCTATCTTTGCCTAACTTCAGCATTTTATGCTTTCGTCTGATGGCGTCACTTGCTTCAGATATCTGACGCAGCACATCTTTTTGTTTCGAAATCTCTTCAGGCTTCATGTTGATGTATTAGAGTTCACtagatatatgatttatattaaGAGTTACactttaatttatactaataaaaCAGTCAAATCCTTTTCTGTATCTTCCATTGTTGAGCTCACTGTCTTTATCAATTACCACAAAACCATATTTGCCATCATTTCAACATGCAGAGCATAGATCTTTGAATGAATTGTATGACATGTCTGTATTTACATGATCATCATATACGTGTTTTAAATTCATCTCATCTTGACGGAAgagaaccaaaaaatttacattatcACGTATTAAATGCTTAGGAATGCGTGTATAAGTTTGACACAAATAAAAACTGTCTACGTCTTTGTGTCGACCCATACAAAAGTAAGCTCTAATGTGATCCTGTTTTTCACAAGCTACATCGTCAAATATCATTAGCGAATTAGGTTTTGCATCTTCAGGTTTAACCACATCCTCATGTTCATTGAATGGGAAAAAACCTACACCCTCTATGGGCTTGAGAAGTGACTCTAAAAACTTGTATTTCGGCTGATTAAGAGATTTTGAGTAAAGGTAAATGTTGTTGAATCTCAGACCATTGGGATGAATAATAAGTGATAATAAGGCATTTGTTTTACCACAGTTCGACGGGCCACAAAACACTGCCCGCACACTGTTCGGTAGTAAAGCACCATGTCTTTTGATCGTTTTTACTCCGGTACCTTGAACAATTTGATCGAAATTTATCACAGGTAATTTAGCGTCGTGTTTTTTGAACTCCATGTTAACGGTTCACCGTTAGAGTGACAACTCATTTCTAAGACTATAagtatgataatttataatgatttattatcaGTCATTATGTCGCTGTGATGGAGTGCGGACGTATAAGTGGGAAAGGTATTGTCAACAGTATCATTAACAAGCTACCTTTTGAACTTCATATACCTGGTTATCAGTATTGTGGTCCAGGAACGAAGTTAGAGAAGAGATTGGCTCGTGGTGATCCTGGTATCAATCCTCTGGATGCAGCGTGTAAGAATCACGATATTGCTTACTCGAAAaatcgagaaaatttaggGGCGCGTCACGAGGCTGATAAAATATTAGCTGATAAAGCGTGGGAACGTTTTCAAGCGAAAGACGCAACTATTGGAGAAAAAGCCGCTGCTTGGAGTATAAACAAAATCATGAAGGCAAAAAAACGCTTCGGAATGGGAATGAAGAAGAGAATGGGTGGTAAGAAGAAAAGAATGGGTGGTAAGAACAAGAGAATGGTGGGTAAGAAGAGGAGAAAGAGTGGTAAGAAGAAGAAAAGTACCAGCAAACGACCCAAGGTGGCGCTGAGAAAAATTGTGACAGCTGCTAAGCAAGCAATGCAAGCAGGTGGTGATCCAATTAAATCTGCACTCAAAGGGGCTCGACAAGAGGTGAAAAAATCTGGTGGAAAGAAAAATGTTCGACAGCCCCGTATACTACCAGTTCCATCTAAAATCGGTGGTGTACTTCCGTTTTTGATCCCCCTATTTGCAGGTCTTTCAGCAACCGGTGCTCTCGCTGGTGGCGCTGCAGCGGTTGCGAAGGCTGTCAACGATGCTAGTTCAGCCAAAAGACAGTTAGAGGAGAGCAAGAGACATAATTCTAAAATGGAAGAGATAGTCATAGGTAAAGGCTTATACTTAAAGCCATACAGACGTGGTATGGGACTATATTTGTGGCCATATCCATCGGTTGGAAGAGGATATAAGTCAAAAAACAAGTAGAGCTACCACATCGAGCACTTACAAACATCGACTTGATGAAATACGCCAAGGCATTAAAGATACCCAATTTCCGCGGTGTTTTCATGAGAAACGATCTGCCAAAATCTGGACCTAAAGAATTCGAATCAGCTATTGTCAATCTTGATGATAAATTTGGATCTGGAACTCATTGGGTGGCGTACAAGAAAAGTCGtgataaagtaatttatttcgaTAGTTTTGGTGATTTACAACCACCAGAAgatcttataaaatatctCGATGTTGGTAGCGTGAAATATAATCATAAAAGATATCAAGACTTTGATACAATTATATGTGGACATTTGTGtctaaaatttctttccggACGACTTTAAATTGACATGACTAGTTACTCAGGACATTAGTCATGGCTGAGTCTTTCACGTTAACGTTGACAGGATCGTCCTCTGTGTTAGAGGCAAATTATTTCCCACCAATTGAACTGTCAGAGGGAAAGAATTATGTCTTGGGTCTTGTAGAATTGCTGACATTTAATTCGATACCTAATATAGACATTGGCGCTAATAAGTTTTATGTAACTTATCCTCCGGATAATGAAGAACAAGGAGACAAGAATGACATCTTGGATAACAATGTAGGAAATATCGACAAACCTGATGCAAAAAGGACAAAACGAGATGTGTTTATAGCGACGAGAAGTGATGATAATGTTTCATTGGACCCAGAGGTTGATGTGCAATCTCAGAGAGAAATTCCTAAGAAAATAACCCCCAACAAAATTGTTCCTGTTAAAGAAAAGGTAATTAAAATACCGACTGGTAGTTATGAAATCGGAGATATTGAGAAATACATACGAAAAGCATTACCGAGACTTAGCATCAGTATAAAAGCAAATAATAATGAACTAAGAAGTGAAATTAAATGTGATCaggttataaattttatacctaAAGATTCTATTGGTCGGCTGTTAGGTTTCAAAAATCGTCGGCTTCAACCAAACAAAACTCACTCATCAGATTTACCTGTGGCCATACTAAAGCTAAATGCCCTAAGGGTTGAGTGTAATATAACCACAGGTGCTTATATAAATGAGCGCAAAGTGCACACGATTCACGAGTTTTTTCCGGGTGTACCACCAGGATATAAGATTGTGGAGTTGCCATCACACGTCATTTACCTTCCAATCACCGCAGAtgctatatataatataagacTACGTATAGTAGATCAGGATGGAAAATTAGCAAATTTTAGGGGTGAAACTATAACCATAAGATTACATGTGAGAACGATATAAAATGGGTATTGTATATGATACAAAGAGTGGCGCTGGCTATAAAAAGATATCAACATGGCCAAGCACAATCAGTCGAAGAAGACCTCGCAAGGCGTTAACACATCAGAACGAGCAGTTCCTGAAAAGTCTAGAACTACGTTTACGTGGAagattaacaaaataaaatttaacttctgCTGCATAATCCCGTGTCGAAAGACTTAGGTGGTAAGCTGTTGAGTATAATGTCTAATAACGACGCTACAAACAACTTGAAGAAGTATTTAGAGAGCCAACAACGTAAATACGGTACAGATTTTAAAGACAGCAAAGATAAATATTCAGCACCAAGCATAAAAGGTAGTACAGCGTACGGCGGTTACGAGAAAGGCAACAAGTACGGTGCAGTAGGTGATAGaggatataaaaaataatggctAATATATTGAATATCCAACGACCAATTATATTCGATGAGTCAATTGCTCACTATGAACTGCATGCTCATCAACCCTATGCATCGTCGACTTTGACAACAATGATGAGGTTCGTATCACCATCCAGAATCAAAATTTGTGCATACTTCCTAGCAAAAGTGCACTCCATATTCTCGGAAAGTTTACTAAGAATGATAATACTGCTGTCGTTGCTACCACCAACTTGGTTAATATGGGGATTGTCCACATGATTAAAGAATTCCGTTTACTTATGAATGGTGTTGAAGTTGATCGAAGCAGTAACGTCGGTATAACAAGCCTGATGAAAGGTTATGTATCATTTAGTCCAAATCAGTTGAGTACTTTAGAGAATGCTGGCTGGGTAATGGAAGATAATGTCAAATTGATCAACGCTGCaggaaattttgatttattgattCCGCTGAATATTTTGAGTGGTTTTGCTGAAGATTATCTGAAAGTTCTCATGAATGTTCAGCTAGAGATAGTTCTTACAATTTCAAACAGTGACATTAATGCTTACATACAACAAGCAGCGGCAGGAGCGGGTGCTGAGGAAGTAAAATTGactttacaaaaaattgagtggATTGTGCCGTATGTAACGCTTTCAGACAAAGAGAAAATTCAagcattaaattatattaccaGTGATCCAGCTATTTCAATTAGTTTTCGAACCTGGGAATTGTATGAGTATCCGCTGTTACCAGCAACCTCAAGACACATTTGGGCTGTCAAAACATCAACACAACTGGAGAAGCCACGTTACGTCATCCTCGGATTTCAGACAGCAAGAAAAAACGACGCAAGGAAGAACGCAAGTCGATTTGATCACTGTGCGCTTCGGAACGTAAAGTTATTCCTGAACTCACAGAGTTATCCGTACGGGGATCTTAATTTGGACATAAACGACAATCAGTATGCTTTATTGTATAATATGTACACTGATTTTCAATCTTCATACTATAATAAAGAGCCTGAGCCACTGTTGACAAAGCGGAAATTTCTGCAAGAAGCTCCACTCTGTGTTATAGACTGCTCTAAACAGAATGAGGCTATTAAATCTGGACCAGTAGACATTCGATTGGAGTTTGAATCCACAAATCAATTTCCACAAAACACAACGGCTTATTGTTTAATCATTCACGATCGTATAGTTGAGTATAATCCCATCAGCAGCACTGTACGGAAATTGACTTGAAACATGGTTGTGCAATTTGATCTAACGCCAACTATACATTATATGTACACATGGAGGTATGCATACAAAACTGCTAGACGAGGTGAATGGGAGCAAATGGCTCGAGATCGAGAAAGGTTTAAAAATAGGATAGAAAGATCAAGTTATATTATAGAACCTGTATTGattaaaagaattaataaataaataaaaattttttaccgatgatttaatttgttttattatttataatcttaACCTAATACATTCCAATAGcataagtttaattaaattgtatgtatattttaacttgttttgtgaattattatttttatagaatttctattatttatacacTTTGGGCAATCTTTTCGATATGGATAAAGCCATATTCCACAAATATCCCAATCACCACCAGACGCTGGGTAGTGGTCCATGCAAAATGAGTAATCtcttattttatcattattttgtaattccAATGGAAGAGTATCATAAACATGACGTATTTGGGTCCTCGCAAAACGTAGAAGAAAGTGATAATCAAGGCAGGCGATATCACGattgtgcatttttttcaaatcagaCAGTTGATAATATATTTGCACAGATTTTTCGTATGATGGTTTGTCACCCCAGAAATCCAGGAACCACCGCTTTAATTGTTGAGTATTTTGAAAAGCGCATGCATGTGTTCTTCGGCGATGAAACTGTCTCAGCGGACATTTTTCCTTATTGTAGCAATCTATGTTTTCAAATGAATAATGTCTCATTAATTGGATGTCGATTATTTCTGCTGAATAATCAGTCATGATTGTCAACCATTTGTCTTTTAGCTTTCCGTCAACATAAATATAACTTGCTTTGCTCACCAAATCTTTAAGAATATCTTTGAGTTCGCTGTATGGCACTTCACCTGAGTCCCACCGGATACCATGACCGCAGCCACTTTCATCGAGAGTTTCTTGCATAATCACTCCATCATACTCCAATGGTGGTTGAAAGATAAAATGTTTACACTTAAAGAATGAGAAATTTTCATCTGTTATATCCACTACACATAATTCTTTCACTACTAAGGTGTCATCGGGCATTACAAATCCCGCGAAATCTAAGATAAATTCCattgtcttttattttttgtcaatacGTTCTTCTAGTTTTTCCAAGCTTTCGATCACCTGATACAGTTTTTTTACAGAGTCTTTGAATGCACAGCAGTATGGGCACGCTTTTTTATCTCGTCTAGttagaataatattcaaattagtTTGTAAAAGATGAATATCGCGTACAAAGCTTTCAATGTAGTCTTGTGTTGGTGGTTCAAAATAACGTGCCAATAATTCTGCTTCAAATAAGACGTATGGTGGATGGTTTACCAGATACTCTATTTCTTCTTCACTTAATTGATCCATTTCAGACGTCTACGctttattttttgatgagtTAGTTTTGAACATTAAATGAGTTATAACGTATGTAATTCTGTGACAGGCTTGCTCGTAGTCTTTACGATCTTTAAAAGATAGTAATAAGTTCTTCCAATATAAGATTTGTAAgtcaatttctttttctttagtAAGTAATTTATGAATGTAATTGTCTTCTTCTTCACTCAAAACACTCACTGTCTCGTACTCAATTTGTGCTGAATGTTCACAACGTTCAGTGCATACATGAGGTCTGTAAAAAGATAGGCAGTTAATATGGTTGCAAAAATGCACgctagtttaattaaaaaagatatgttttttttttacaataccTTAGTTTATGGCGGTCCATTTataaatcacttttttataagttttaaataGCACACTAAATGCTTCTACTTTAAAATACTTGAGCAGACTGATGCATATGGCCGCTAGAGTCGCCCACTCAACTCTTTATTTCCCCACCTAGTTGCCGAAAAACGAGTTCGGACTTGTCGTATGACGTAAAAAGATGATGTAATCGGGTAAAAAAACACCATTGCGCAGGTTCATATTCCCCACTTGGTCTGAAATATGAGCTTAGTAACGGTAATCGACGCAGAAGATGATGTCATCGAAGCATTCGCGCAGCTTCATTCTCCCCCACTATCGAGTTACTCGCTAAAACAGAGTGGTGGGGGGGAAGAACTGAACCACGAAATGGCAGGGACTTGGGGGCTTCTCGCAAGTGCTCGTGCTACACcctgtttcaatatataaagaatccgaatgatcatatataaatacatgtcATGCTATTATCAGAGCTGGTACACGATAAGGTACCAGCTTTGATCATAGTGTGGCAGTATTTTTCGTCAAACACATGATAATTTACTCCTGGTCGATAAAATCTTACCTAGAATCGGTATCAGCAACAGTCGATAAAGATAATTCCTACTTTACCGATCGGGAGTGACTTACCCACCTCAGATATGTACAAATTACCGACCGCAGATATGGTACATTACCGACAGGTGGTATCGGCAACAGTCGGTAAGGAAGAGTACTACGTTatcgggggggggggggggtgaaCTTCCCCTGTCTCACTACTATTAATTACTGTGGGAGGCCTGAGGCTAATCAAATTTGGAGTGTGTAGAGgatggaaaaatattaattgtgatGAAAATTGTATTCAGAATTTAATACAAATGATCGTTAATTATTGTATCGGGCCTGTGGCGGATGAAATCTGAAGTGTGGaggggatagaaaaaaattaaatgtaattattatttgatttaaacaTCTTCGGCcttaataattaactattttgcacatacaataatttattatttatgccgaaaaattttgaagtaaatcacaattactattaattttttctattcttcccacactttaaatttaatcggCCCCAGGCCTCATATAATCCCGTGTgacaaaaaattgttgaaaaaatgttaaaaagtgttgacttCTCTCAACTTTAAAACGTGACACaatgacgattttttttaaactaatttaaaaaagtctaaaaatacacagaaaaaaacaattggcTTCatactttcaaatttatttattcatttattcattcaataattcattttttcaggGAATAATATATTCATGCTACGGATCCAAAGTACAACTGAGTTGTAATCCAATGTTAGCTGTACGGTACAATAATGGTAATCGAAACATTGCTGAGCACTCGTCTTCGTGCTGAATTTTTCGAACGAACTCAGgttgtaaatattatatcttttgTTGCTATGTCAAACACTGGTGTAAGTTCTATGGGTCTACGATGGTATTCTTTGGCGTCATTACTTCGATGTTTACATtgtttatcattaatttttaaaattattaccgtttttttttgtgcataAGGAAcatatttttcgtatttttacaGAAAGAGGCTACCGCCTTAACACAGATCATTACGCCCACAACACCGGAACCATATGGATCAtagttgttaaataaattgtattttattttgcttcATTTATTCGTTTTAAGTTTCGGTGTTGAATGAAATTGGATCAACAATAGTCTTTTAGTGgagtaagtttaaaaatattataagcttttgagttatttccattaaagtgaaaaattcTTGCGGTTTTTTAATACGATTGAATTACTATAAagtattcaatatttatttttaatttataataattgaaacactttaataaattttttattaataatttcagaAATCTTGGGTGACGCTAAACAACAATGGACTACTGTGAAgacaaaacaaaattgttaAGCCCCACAGTGTTTGAGCCGTTGGTTATCAAGGCTTTGCAAAATATGTCCAGCAAGATATAATTGAATGCttaataatgttaatttaatcagaatagtattttactatttatttgagaaattttctaaatattatataattgtttaaatattaaattcatcaaaaaacatcttcaaaatttttatcgctcaaggaatttatataatttttaaaaagtagaaATGGAACAAGTTTCAACTATAATTCTATCAAGCTTACTATTAAATGCTATCAAATAaaaagtacacggaaaaaaaattctaattaattttacgataATAATATCGTAATTTGTCCAATTGATTATTGTTGTGGTGGACTAGACTTATAcaatcgtaatttttacgatgtagcgttggaaatttcatttaagaaataatactttagacaaataatacgaagtcttaagctcttcaatataaattacgatgtgaatatcgtaaaatttaaagagaaattttaaataaaagaataaaataatattcgttCGGATGTTGGATTTGAACGCGAGTCCTTCTGAGTGAGAAGTGACCGACGCCTTGGACCACTCGGCCACCGAAGAGCCTACACTTTACATGGTTTTTAAGGTTCATATAAACGATTTGAATAAACATTCATAAGTCATGAGAGCGCCTCTTGCGGAGGACgcagttaatatttaaaaattacgatacaatatcgtaatttttatagcttacttcgtattataacagaggcagcactgtaatatttattttactcaaaagTACATGGAAAGATAAATATAGGAATCAAtatagtttttgaattgtaatttttatttcttttatttttacgatgttaaattgtaatttttgaagtaattttcaatcttaaaagtctttgttaaaattacgatgttaaataataaaaaatataacccacatagtaaattttgaaataaaatattttaaaattgatgataataaaagtctagtccacGATTACGAtattaacatcgtaaattttgttagaattttctttccgtgtaattttACAGTTGTTTTTGATTCAGCTTTAAAGTATACTtacacttaaataaattaatattatttgagaTACAAGTTTTAAGCAATTAAtcagatattattttatttctttaaatatttttatttttaatat
This genomic interval from Microplitis mediator isolate UGA2020A chromosome 2, iyMicMedi2.1, whole genome shotgun sequence contains the following:
- the LOC130678478 gene encoding uncharacterized protein LOC130678478, with the translated sequence MSNNDATNNLKKYLESQQRKYGTDFKDSKDKYSAPSIKGSTAYGGYEKGNKYGANQNLCILPSKSALHILGKFTKNDNTAVVATTNLVNMGIVHMIKEFRLLMNGVEVDRSSNVGITSLMKGYVSFSPNQLSTLENAGWVMEDNVKLINAAGNFDLLIPLNILSGFAEDYLKVLMNVQLEIVLTISNSDINAYIQQAAAGAGAEEVKLTLQKIEWIVPYVTLSDKEKIQALNYITSDPAISISFRTWELYEYPLLPATSRHIWAVKTSTQLEKPRYVILGFQTARKNDARKNASRFDHCALRNVKLFLNSQSYPYGDLNLDINDNQYALLYNMYTDFQSSYYNKEPEPLLTKRKFLQEAPLCVIDCSKQNEAIKSGPVDIRLEFESTNQFPQNTTAYCLIIHDRIVEYNPISSTVRKLT